Part of the Nicotiana sylvestris chromosome 2, ASM39365v2, whole genome shotgun sequence genome, GATTATGGCTGAAAATGATAGTGGTAGGTGGTAATAATTAATAATTGTGGGTGTGTGATGGTGTGTGGTTGTGATTGAAGAAGGTGGTGGTAGTTTATAATGGTGGGCAGTGCCGGCTATGGTTGTTGATGGTAATCAGATGGTTAGTTGTAatagttgaggtggatgagttTGTGGATATGGTTGTGGTTGAGAATGATGGTGGCGGGGTAGTGGGGATTCTGGGTGATGGTTGTCGTTAATGGTGGCGGCTATGATTGGGGAGGTAGTGGTGGTGGTAGTTGAGTATAGTGGTGGTGGTAGTTGAGTATAGCGGTGGTGGATGGCATGGTaatagttgataatggtaggcgaTTGTGGCAATTAATGATTAATGTGGACGATATCATCTTAATGAAATTATGTCTTtattatagatcttaatcatacataCCTATTAAGACTCATTAAATGggtgtgaagtaaaaaaaaaaaaaaaaactaaatgattaagattcagactttaaaaataaacgtacTTAATATCTGAGATCTGTTTGGCCAAATGAGGCCTAAAAGAGACAAATAGCATATTTGGCTAAGCTTCTCCAAATaagtatttttttcaaagttgtaatgtttggccaatcttttggaagaaaaaaaaatatttttgagaaaagcagaagcagttttggagaaacagaaaaaaatagcttctctccaaaagcactttttaaaaaaatatttttgagaaaaatacatttaGAACTAATTTTTAAAAGCTTGATCAAATACTAATtgttgctcagaagtgcttttcaaattaactaGTCAAATACGAACTACTTCTTACcgatacttttgagaaaaacacttctcaaaataagtttaTTTTTATGAcctggccaaacgggctataagtcTCAAATAATAACTGAAAGAATCAGAAAAGGGAGACCTTGGGGAGTATTAAACATATAGGGAATATTCTCAGAGTTCTCTACATGTTCTTTCTTGAATTCTTCTTCTGTCCTGTTCAATTGCATGAAACCCAAATCAGAAATCTGATTGAATTGCATATTGAATAAAAAAGAAACCTTATTTGTGCTAGATTCTACCTAACATCAAGATAACGGTGGCCAGAACGGAGGAGATGACGAGCTGCATGAACATCTACAGTAACTACCTGATCTGCTCCTGAGCTACAAAACAGAAGCAGAACTAGAAAAAGAACAACAAGAGAAAGAAGACTATTCCATAAAACAGTACCCATAATAGAACAACCTAGAATATATCTTTGCCTATTGCAGTAGTATTATGATTTGTGTGTTTAATGTACCAGGGTTGACTGGCCATGACAAATGGAAGTTGTACTTATATAAGATCTCTTCTCTTCGAAAGTGAAATTTTACTGCAAATGTTGCTACTGGATCAGAGGAGATCTATTGGCGGTTCGATTGTTTTGAGAATGAAAAATTGGCAGGAAGAGGAAAACCGATGGATCTATTCTAATGTGATAGAGATGGTTTCGTACTTTATTTGTTCCGTATATTGTTTTCGAGTTTAGCCGCAAGATAAGCAATTAATATTTAAGCACTTAGATTTGTGCCTTTTGGTGCGTGTACCTTACGTTAAAAGAATTACTGCTGCATATGAGCAAATGGGTTGCCCATTTTCAAAGTCTTCCACGTTGGGTTGCCCACTTTGACC contains:
- the LOC104212754 gene encoding thiosulfate sulfurtransferase 18 isoform X1, with translation MGTVLWNSLLSLVVLFLVLLLFCSSGADQVVTVDVHAARHLLRSGHRYLDVRTEEEFKKEHVENSENIPYMFNTPQGRVKNPKFMEQVSAAFGKEEKLVVGCQSGVRSLYATTDLLTVEFKHVSNMGGGYQAWVESGFAVNKPQDEL